One window of the Trypanosoma brucei gambiense DAL972 chromosome 3, complete sequence genome contains the following:
- a CDS encoding T. brucei spp.-specific protein, with translation MEVPPFLFFTARPNLAAQFPSGAQHPVGFHCAGFSFEVMGCVSGRNKGSVCCVWVFLSLSSSFPVRASRRWRWKWGAPTRLETRTKESNRRAREEYVCENSFLVLKGRCDFTPVACAISLFCVFAQRRPAPRGLRASVPVWTRKVVNYA, from the coding sequence ATGGAAGtacctccatttcttttttttacggccAGACCCAACCTCGCCGCGCAATTTCCTTCCGGGGCTCAACATCCGGTGGGTTTTCACTGTGcgggtttctcttttgaggTCATGGGGTGCGTGAGTGGGCGGAATAAAGGGTcggtgtgttgtgtgtgggtttttctctcactctcttcctccttccctgtcCGTGCGTCTCGACGCTGGCGATGGAAATGGGGTGCCCCCACCCGTCTTGAAACACGGACCAAGGAGTCAAACAGACGCGCAAGGGAGGAGTATGTATGTGAGAACTCTTTTCTCGTACTGAAAGGGAGGTGTGATTTTACACCCGTGGCGTgcgcaatttctcttttttgtgtttttgcccaACGCCGGCCGGCCCCCCGTGGGCTGCGCGCGAGTGTGCCTGTTTGGACCCGAAAGGTGGTGAACTATGCCTGA